The genomic region CCGTTCATTATGGCTGATTTATAGGGAGAGGAGGGGTCGTTATGAGGGGTGATGTTCTGGGGGAGAGGGAGGTTCGCGATGGTGGGGCAGAACGAAGATTTCGACGGTTGTGTGAGTGAATCGCTTGTGCGTGCCGAAATGGTTTAGCGTTGAGTGAGCGGGCTGGTTCCTGATTTTCGAAGCTCTATAAACTCAGTCACGTGCCTTCGCGCCAACGTCGTCATAGAGCCCGCCGCGGTTATACTTGTTGACTAACAAGGACGTGAAGAGGCGTATTGCTCTATTTACATAAGCTTTGTGGTGGATTCACTTTGTCTCTCTTCTGGAATCCTTCTTTTACTAGGGGTGGTAGTCTCAGTCAACCTAGACATCAATGCAAATATGCCCAGTCCAACCAAGAAACGGAAGCTCAACAACGGCAccaaatcatcaacaccagcccGTGGTCTTGAGTACTTCTTTTCAAAGCAAAAACAGAATGACACAGAGTCAAGTAAAAATTCAAGGACAGAAGAAAACGCTGAAGGTATATCAAGTGATGCTGCTACAGAATTAACAGACGAAGAATTAGCTAGGAAGCTTCAAGCAGAATGGGACCAGGAAGTTGCAAACACACCACAGAACACACTACAAGCGCAGGCACTTCAGCTCCCGAGCAAACACATCGAGTCAGTATCTCGAGATGAAAGCCCTAGTCCTGCAGGCCCAAAGCCGAAGCCCCCAGTCACCCTCCCAACATCTCTCAACAAGCCTGGCATACTCACCTCTACAAAACCTACACTGAGTCTTCAGGCAGCAGGCATGGCTGAAGATACGACCACCACATCAATAGCTCTGGACGAAACTCCTCTGACATTCGACCCATCTGAGTATCTGGACCAACTGAAGGAGCACTGGGCCTCTGAAGGCGGCAATGCGTCATATGCCCTTCTCACACGCTGCTTTATTCTCATTAACGGCACTACAAGCCGGATTAAGATTGTAGATACCCTTGTAAACTGCTTAAGAGTTCTTATTGAGGGAGATCCAACCAGCTTACTACCAGCTGTATGTCCGAATCCACATCTCCTGAGCTTCTCTGACTTTCGCAGGTATGGTTGGCAACGAATGCAATCTCACCTCCTTATATCTCTATGGAACTCGGACTGGGCGGCTCAGCGATATCAAAAGCATTACGGAACGTTTGTGGACTAGACAACCGAGCTTTAAAGGCCATTTACGACAAATATGGAGATGCCGGAGATGTGGCTtttgaagccaagaaaaaGCAGAGCTTCACTCTCAGAAAACCAAAACCCCTCACGATCAAGGGCGTCTATGAAACCCTGGTGAAAATTGCCAGCAGTCAAGGGCAGGGTAGTTCCGAAACGAAGCAAAGATTGGTAGATCGGTTACTGCAAGACGCTCGCGGTGGTGAAGAGAGTCGATTCATTGTGCGAACACTTTCTCAACATGTAAGAAAGCCATGTCAATACTCGTTGTCACCTTCTAACAGGCAACAGTTGCGTATTGGTGCTGTAAAAACAACGATGCTAATTGCTTTATCACGGGCCTTTTTGCTCTCACGCCCACCGGGGGCCGACTTCCCCCTGAAATCGGTATCTGATCTTGCAAAGCTCAAAAAAGAAGATTTGGCTGAAATTTGGGGTCGGGCTGAGGAGATAGTCAAGGCTTGCTTTGCGAGGCGCCCGAATTACAACGATCTTGTGCCCGTTCTCCTAGAGATTGGAATTTCCGAGGAATTACTAATACGGTGTGGTCTTACCATGCATATACCGCTACGACCTATGCTCGGGAGCATCACCAGAGACTTGTCCGAGATGCTCACAAAGCTACAGGGCCGAGACTTTGCGTGCGAGTTCAAGTACGATGGACAGAGAGCGCAAATACACTGTGATGAGGGTGGAAAAGTCAGCATCTTCTCGCGTCACTTGGAGGTCATGACAGACAAATATCCTGACTTGGTTGAGCTGATACCTAAGATACGCGGAGAGGGCGTTGATAGCTTCATCATGGAAGGTGAAGTTGTCGCAGTTGATCGTGAAACTGGTGAGCTCAAGAATTTCCAAACACTCACAAACCGAGCAAGAAAAGATGTCGAAATCGGAAGTATCACTGTGGACGTTTGCATGTTCGCGTTCGACTTGATGTATCTGAATGGGCAACCGTTGCTAGATCGGCCCTttcgagaaagaagagaactTCTACGATCACTCTTCACAGAAATACCGCATCACTTTACTTGGGTACAAAGTCTTGATGCTACGTCTGCGGACTCCGAATCTGTTTTGGAGTTTTTCAAGGCTGCCACGGATATTAAATGCGAGGGTATCATGGTAAAGATCTTGGATAATTTGCCTACAGTGCCATGcacagaagaggcagatggCGATGGGTTGGACGGGACCAACAAATTACTAACAccaaagtccaagtccaaagGAAAAGCAAAATCGAGAGGAAAGAAGGATGAAAATGGAGAGACCAAAGCGAAAACGAGACGCAAACCTTTACTGGCTACCTACGAGCCAGACAAACGACTTGACTCCTGGCTCAAAGTCAAGAAAGACTATAACGCAAGTTTTGATACTCTCGATCTTATTCCGGTCGCCGGGTGGCATGGGCAAGGACGCAAGGCGAAATGGTGGTCACCCATTCTCATGGCGTGCCGTAACGAGGAGACAGGGTCCCTGGAGGCAGTATGCAAATGCATGTCTGGATTCACAGATGCATTCTATAAGGCCAATCGGCAATTTTATGACGATGGCGAAGAGAGCGGTGAACTCAAGAACACCAGAACTAAACAGCCCGCCTTCGTCGAATATTCAGGTCCAAGACCAGATATCTGGTTCGAACCACAAGAAGTGTGGGAAATGGCATTTGCAGATATAACATTGAGCCCGACTTATACTGCAGCGATTGGTCTCGTGAGTGATGAGAGGGGACTAAGTTTGAGATTTCCAAGATTCATGAAGAAACGGGAGGACAAGAGTCTTGAAGAGGCGAGCACCAACGATTTCTTGGCTGGTCTTTGGCGAaaacaagaagccaaagcgGAAACCACAAAGAGCGAGACAGGGGTAGAAGCAGAAGAGGCGGAAGAAGTCGATGATTGATTGAGTCTCAGCTACATATCAATCTTGATTAATATTAGTGATTAAAGCTCTAAGTATTCGAATGGCATCTTTAGAGCGTAATGACGACGATAATGATCTGTCCATCATTTACCAGCATTTAATCTTTGGGCGATGAGACTGAAAACAGCGATTGATCCCATGAAAAGGACGGCGTTATAGAACTGCTTTCAATCAGTATGTGTCGCTGGGACAAACCGGAAGACGGCCCACCGCTTTTCTGGAGACATCTCGTTCTTCGTCGTCAGTTCGTGACTCGATAAAGAGTCGACGGAGGTTTGGCAGCGCCTGTTATCTCTTAGATGTCGTTATCCTACGGGAACAAAGACGGCATTCTTCACCATTGTTCGATTTGGCGAGGACTCTTATTCCAGGGAACCCAGATAACACTATGGCTTCATCGAGAACACCCTAGAtaattcttctttcttcgtGTCTGTGATTGATGCCTCTCGAGACTtgcgatgatgttgagatccaGTTCAACAAGAGCTGATAGTTAAAGGGTGACTAAGCCTGGACAACGTATTTGCGTTGAAGGTGGCcaaaaataaataaattgtTAACCATTGAAGCCACGCTACACGCGAACGGCAATCA from Fusarium fujikuroi IMI 58289 draft genome, chromosome FFUJ_chr04 harbors:
- a CDS encoding related to DNA ligase (ATP), with translation MPSPTKKRKLNNGTKSSTPARGLEYFFSKQKQNDTESSKNSRTEENAEGISSDAATELTDEELARKLQAEWDQEVANTPQNTLQAQALQLPSKHIESVSRDESPSPAGPKPKPPVTLPTSLNKPGILTSTKPTLSLQAAGMAEDTTTTSIALDETPLTFDPSEYLDQLKEHWASEGGNASYALLTRCFILINGTTSRIKIVDTLVNCLRVLIEGDPTSLLPAVWLATNAISPPYISMELGLGGSAISKALRNVCGLDNRALKAIYDKYGDAGDVAFEAKKKQSFTLRKPKPLTIKGVYETLVKIASSQGQGSSETKQRLVDRLLQDARGGEESRFIVRTLSQHLRIGAVKTTMLIALSRAFLLSRPPGADFPLKSVSDLAKLKKEDLAEIWGRAEEIVKACFARRPNYNDLVPVLLEIGISEELLIRCGLTMHIPLRPMLGSITRDLSEMLTKLQGRDFACEFKYDGQRAQIHCDEGGKVSIFSRHLEVMTDKYPDLVELIPKIRGEGVDSFIMEGEVVAVDRETGELKNFQTLTNRARKDVEIGSITVDVCMFAFDLMYLNGQPLLDRPFRERRELLRSLFTEIPHHFTWVQSLDATSADSESVLEFFKAATDIKCEGIMVKILDNLPTVPCTEEADGDGLDGTNKLLTPKSKSKGKAKSRGKKDENGETKAKTRRKPLLATYEPDKRLDSWLKVKKDYNASFDTLDLIPVAGWHGQGRKAKWWSPILMACRNEETGSLEAVCKCMSGFTDAFYKANRQFYDDGEESGELKNTRTKQPAFVEYSGPRPDIWFEPQEVWEMAFADITLSPTYTAAIGLVSDERGLSLRFPRFMKKREDKSLEEASTNDFLAGLWRKQEAKAETTKSETGVEAEEAEEVDD